In one Candidatus Peribacter riflensis genomic region, the following are encoded:
- a CDS encoding DNA polymerase III subunit delta, whose product MENVFLFTGENEFTLRQELLRWIREFREKHGEENLSRLSAAGLAPSAFLNEVAAAPFIAERRLVVVDGIPSFAAEEGSAGKRKGAKGSLGMQAVLHEVHPQVIVLFVAPKPDRRLATTKELLECATVRTFAPLQGDALLRWMQEEFRQRGTAAGPEVQTLLLSLVGEDQQVLSQEIEKLSLAAGGQPLTRAHIDALVLPSAEQTIWHLLDLLGEGHPGEAVAYCRQLMRRGESAQGIWAIFLWIVTSFAAVTAAVQEGTTSIQGIMEATGVKFGAARSLLPLARTCRREALCDLLNRVTEADIRLKTGVFKSGGDSEEELAALLDRCLLSFPTR is encoded by the coding sequence ATGGAGAATGTCTTCCTCTTCACGGGCGAAAACGAATTCACACTCCGCCAGGAGCTTCTGCGCTGGATACGGGAGTTTCGCGAGAAGCACGGGGAGGAGAATCTTTCGCGCCTCTCGGCTGCAGGTCTCGCGCCTTCGGCATTCCTCAACGAAGTCGCGGCGGCACCCTTCATTGCGGAGCGGCGCTTGGTGGTGGTGGATGGTATTCCCTCATTCGCGGCCGAGGAGGGTTCTGCGGGCAAGCGGAAAGGGGCGAAAGGGTCGCTGGGTATGCAGGCGGTGCTGCACGAGGTGCATCCACAGGTCATCGTGCTCTTCGTCGCGCCCAAGCCGGACCGCCGTCTCGCTACGACCAAAGAGCTGCTCGAATGTGCGACCGTACGGACCTTCGCTCCCCTGCAGGGGGATGCGCTCCTGCGCTGGATGCAGGAGGAGTTCCGTCAGCGGGGGACTGCCGCAGGGCCGGAGGTGCAGACACTTCTCCTCTCGCTGGTCGGAGAGGATCAGCAGGTGCTCTCACAGGAGATCGAGAAACTCTCACTCGCAGCGGGCGGTCAACCGCTGACCAGGGCTCACATCGATGCTCTTGTCCTGCCTTCCGCCGAGCAGACGATCTGGCATCTGCTAGATCTCTTGGGCGAGGGGCATCCGGGTGAGGCGGTCGCGTACTGTCGGCAGCTCATGCGTCGGGGTGAGAGTGCACAGGGAATCTGGGCGATCTTTCTCTGGATTGTCACGAGCTTCGCCGCGGTGACGGCTGCGGTGCAGGAGGGCACCACGAGTATTCAGGGCATCATGGAGGCGACGGGGGTGAAGTTCGGCGCGGCACGATCACTCCTCCCCCTTGCCCGCACGTGCCGGCGCGAGGCGCTCTGCGATCTCCTCAACCGCGTCACCGAGGCGGATATCCGCCTGAAGACCGGAGTCTTCAAATCTGGGGGGGACTCTGAAGAGGAGCTGGCCGCACTCCTCGACCGTTGCCTGCTCAGCTTTCCCACGCGGTGA
- a CDS encoding transcription elongation factor GreA encodes MPDMDDFSLPEEALQTDSSGAGAPMGDDEQTLVTREGLKKLQEELDHLKTVRRQEVAQRLKEAISYGDLSENSEYEEAKNEQAFVEGRVLELERKIKNAKIISEKTDHRAVEIGSTVTVRNKTSRDEPESYTIVGATEADPIDNKVSNESPIGKAFLGKKRGDHVEVIAPGGTFKYEILKVA; translated from the coding sequence ATGCCAGATATGGATGATTTCTCCCTCCCCGAAGAAGCGCTCCAGACCGACAGTTCCGGCGCAGGTGCCCCCATGGGGGACGATGAGCAGACGCTCGTCACGCGTGAGGGACTCAAAAAACTCCAGGAGGAACTGGATCACCTGAAGACCGTGCGCCGTCAGGAAGTCGCCCAGCGCCTGAAGGAAGCCATCTCGTACGGAGATCTCTCTGAGAACTCCGAGTACGAAGAGGCGAAGAACGAGCAGGCTTTTGTGGAAGGACGCGTCCTCGAACTCGAACGCAAAATCAAGAACGCCAAGATCATCTCAGAGAAGACCGATCACAGGGCCGTGGAAATCGGTTCCACCGTCACCGTCCGCAACAAGACGAGCCGGGACGAACCCGAGAGCTACACGATCGTGGGCGCCACCGAAGCCGATCCCATCGATAATAAAGTGAGCAATGAATCGCCGATCGGCAAGGCCTTCCTGGGCAAGAAGCGCGGGGACCATGTGGAAGTGATCGCTCCGGGAGGAACCTTCAAGTACGAGATCCTGAAGGTCGCCTGA
- a CDS encoding carbamoyl-phosphate synthase,large subunit, producing the protein MNAVRGAGPRGPQKGTGRQFPDAANSDLKDLHGKTILLLGSGALKIGEAGEFDYSGSQAIKAFKEEGARIVLVNPNIATNQTSWGLADHVYFVPVTPAFVERIIAQERPQAIALSFGGQTALNCGLALADTGVLKKFDVEVLGTSVESIRKTEDRALFNAELASIDVAVPRSFAVESIEAAVDAAKNIGYPVIVRGAFALGGKGSGRAMNEQELRQIGKVAFVESPQILVEEDLTGWKEIEYEVVRDVSDNCITVCNMENVDPLGIHTGESIVIAPSQTLDNFDYQMLRSIALKVIRHLKIVGECNIQYALDPKSRRYRVIEVNARLSRSSALASKATGYPLAFIAAKLALGFTLPDLKNAITQVTCADFEPALDYVAVKMPRWDLQKFRHVSDAVTSEMKSVGEVMALGRTFEEALQKAIRMLNIGEEGLAPCSMKFGDVGKEIKRPTPRRLFALAAALAGEWTTEEASIATGIDRWFLERIRSCTLIAAELRQTRAQTPLTPDLLRRAKRSGFSDKAIAQLSDQKHNEIRALRLAHGITPVVKQIDTLAGEFPAQTNYLYLTYHGSEHDVTFDTDQPRAIVLGGGPYSIGSSVEFDWCCVQAAHELQRQNFDVFMINSNPETVSTDYDECDALFFEELTEERVRDIADLTHPTGIVVSMGGQIPNSLAPKLAAVGLQILGTAPKDIDRAEDRHKFSSLLDELKIDQPEWKEFSEVSGASSFAETVGYPVIVRPSYVLSGASMAVVHSRDDLEDYVQQSAFVNKEAPIVISKFEVGAKEIDFDGVAQDGQLLLYAISEHVENAGVHSGDATLVLPPQRVNLETLRRVKQIAKGIAQGLHISGPFNLQLLAKENRLKVIECNLRASRSFPFASKVTGVNFITLATQALLRKAPADVRYQTIDLDHVGVKAAQFSFSRLRGADPRLGVEMASTGEVACFGENAEQALLLALVAVGFKLPKKNILVTIGHIEDKLDMFPAIKRLAERGYGFFATQRTHEFLESRGIPSVLLHKISEPRSPNIREYLEQKRVDLVINVPTHSSSVEQTDGYFIRRLATDHGIPLITNVQLAKRVEEALFRETPENLPLMKWPELLQER; encoded by the coding sequence ATGAACGCTGTACGAGGCGCCGGCCCCCGAGGCCCGCAAAAGGGCACGGGGAGACAGTTTCCCGATGCCGCGAACAGCGATCTGAAGGATCTGCACGGCAAAACGATTCTGTTGCTCGGTTCCGGAGCACTGAAGATCGGCGAGGCCGGCGAATTCGACTATTCCGGCAGCCAGGCGATCAAGGCATTCAAGGAGGAAGGCGCGCGCATCGTGCTCGTGAATCCGAACATCGCCACGAACCAGACGAGCTGGGGTCTGGCGGACCACGTGTACTTCGTACCCGTCACACCGGCATTCGTCGAGCGCATCATCGCGCAGGAACGCCCGCAGGCCATCGCGCTCAGTTTCGGCGGACAGACGGCACTCAACTGCGGCCTGGCTCTGGCAGATACCGGCGTGCTCAAAAAATTTGATGTGGAGGTGCTCGGCACGTCCGTCGAGAGCATCCGCAAGACGGAGGATCGCGCGCTCTTTAACGCCGAGCTCGCGTCAATCGATGTGGCCGTTCCCCGGTCCTTCGCCGTGGAATCGATCGAAGCCGCCGTCGATGCGGCGAAAAACATCGGCTACCCGGTCATCGTGCGCGGCGCCTTCGCGCTGGGAGGCAAAGGGAGCGGACGCGCAATGAACGAGCAGGAGCTCAGGCAGATCGGCAAAGTCGCCTTCGTGGAATCGCCCCAGATTCTGGTGGAGGAGGATCTCACGGGCTGGAAGGAAATCGAGTATGAAGTGGTGCGCGACGTTTCGGACAACTGCATCACGGTCTGCAACATGGAGAACGTGGATCCCCTCGGCATCCACACCGGAGAATCCATCGTCATCGCGCCGAGCCAGACCCTGGATAACTTCGACTACCAGATGCTGCGATCGATCGCCCTCAAGGTGATCCGGCACCTGAAGATCGTGGGAGAGTGCAACATCCAGTACGCGCTCGATCCCAAGTCGCGACGGTACCGCGTGATCGAAGTGAATGCGCGCCTGAGCCGCAGTTCCGCACTCGCCTCGAAGGCAACGGGGTACCCGCTCGCCTTCATTGCCGCCAAGCTCGCCCTCGGCTTCACCCTGCCCGATCTGAAGAACGCCATCACCCAGGTGACGTGCGCGGATTTCGAGCCGGCACTGGATTACGTGGCCGTGAAGATGCCGCGGTGGGACCTGCAGAAATTCCGGCACGTGAGCGACGCCGTGACGAGTGAGATGAAATCTGTGGGAGAGGTGATGGCACTGGGACGCACCTTCGAGGAGGCCCTGCAGAAAGCGATCCGCATGCTCAACATCGGCGAAGAGGGTCTCGCTCCGTGTTCGATGAAATTCGGAGACGTCGGCAAGGAGATCAAGCGTCCGACGCCGCGACGGCTCTTCGCCCTCGCTGCCGCGCTCGCCGGTGAATGGACGACGGAGGAAGCCTCGATTGCCACCGGCATCGACCGCTGGTTTTTGGAACGCATCCGGTCCTGCACGCTGATCGCAGCGGAGTTGCGTCAGACCCGCGCGCAGACGCCCCTCACTCCCGATCTTCTCCGCCGCGCCAAGCGCTCGGGTTTCTCGGACAAGGCCATCGCGCAGCTCTCGGACCAGAAGCACAATGAGATCCGCGCCCTGCGCCTTGCCCACGGCATCACCCCGGTGGTGAAGCAGATCGACACGCTCGCCGGCGAATTCCCCGCACAAACCAATTACCTCTACCTCACCTACCACGGAAGCGAGCATGACGTGACATTCGATACAGACCAGCCCCGGGCCATCGTGCTGGGCGGCGGTCCGTACTCCATCGGTTCCTCAGTGGAGTTCGACTGGTGCTGCGTGCAGGCGGCGCACGAATTGCAGCGCCAGAACTTCGATGTATTCATGATCAACAGCAACCCCGAGACCGTGAGCACGGACTACGACGAGTGCGACGCGCTCTTCTTTGAAGAGCTCACCGAGGAACGCGTGCGCGATATCGCCGATCTCACGCACCCCACGGGCATCGTCGTCTCGATGGGTGGTCAGATTCCGAACTCCCTCGCCCCCAAGCTGGCGGCCGTCGGGCTGCAGATTCTCGGCACCGCGCCCAAGGATATCGACCGTGCAGAAGACCGACACAAATTCAGCTCGCTCCTGGATGAATTGAAGATCGACCAGCCGGAGTGGAAGGAATTCTCAGAGGTTTCAGGCGCATCGAGTTTCGCAGAGACCGTTGGGTACCCCGTGATCGTCCGTCCGAGCTACGTATTGTCGGGCGCATCGATGGCCGTGGTGCACTCGCGCGACGATCTGGAGGACTATGTACAGCAGTCGGCGTTCGTGAACAAAGAAGCGCCCATCGTCATCTCCAAATTCGAAGTGGGTGCCAAGGAAATCGACTTCGACGGCGTTGCCCAGGATGGCCAGCTGCTCCTCTATGCCATTTCGGAACACGTCGAGAACGCCGGCGTGCACTCCGGCGACGCAACACTCGTCCTTCCGCCGCAGCGCGTGAACTTAGAGACCCTCCGCCGCGTGAAGCAGATCGCCAAAGGCATTGCACAGGGGCTTCACATTTCGGGCCCCTTCAACCTGCAGCTGCTCGCCAAAGAGAACCGTCTCAAGGTGATCGAGTGCAACCTGCGCGCCAGCCGCAGCTTCCCCTTCGCGAGCAAGGTGACCGGTGTCAATTTCATCACCCTCGCCACGCAGGCCCTGCTGAGGAAGGCCCCGGCGGATGTGCGCTACCAGACCATCGACCTGGATCACGTGGGCGTGAAGGCCGCACAGTTCAGCTTCAGCCGGCTGCGCGGCGCCGATCCGCGCCTGGGAGTGGAGATGGCCAGTACCGGAGAAGTCGCCTGTTTCGGAGAGAACGCCGAACAGGCGCTGCTGCTCGCCCTCGTCGCCGTCGGATTCAAGCTGCCCAAGAAAAATATCCTCGTCACCATCGGGCACATCGAGGACAAGCTGGATATGTTCCCTGCTATCAAACGCCTCGCGGAGCGGGGGTATGGTTTCTTCGCCACGCAACGGACGCATGAATTTCTGGAATCCCGCGGCATCCCCTCGGTGCTCCTGCACAAGATCTCGGAACCGCGCAGCCCCAATATCCGCGAGTATCTGGAGCAGAAGCGCGTGGATCTGGTGATCAATGTGCCCACGCACTCAAGCTCCGTCGAGCAGACCGATGGCTACTTCATCCGGCGGCTGGCCACCGACCACGGCATCCCCCTCATCACCAATGTGCAGCTGGCGAAGCGCGTAGAAGAGGCACTCTTCCGTGAGACACCCGAAAATCTGCCGCTCATGAAGTGGCCGGAGCTCCTGCAGGAGCGTTGA
- a CDS encoding S-layer protein, giving the protein MRLQPALAVFSFMIPAFAVAGPLDDAVRDAAIFEQVQEQMSLEQSAQDADALREAGDELFPGTGQGSGSSRPVTLEEDPVFLTARVDGVPVIFRDVPKDAWFAPYVRDVVGKGIVSGYRESDGTLKGLFGPDDPLTIAELAKIAVQVALVDLSSCGSGLKNATAAGMWAEPYVRCAERRGWAVYADGSGDVQRLASRAQVVATLLQALGVKIEPRTGGVFRDVDSSVEFAAAVEMAARAGVVSGDADAQGNPTGLFRPVDPVNRAEVAKIVAQAVQIYEY; this is encoded by the coding sequence ATGCGTCTTCAGCCCGCGTTAGCCGTCTTCAGCTTCATGATTCCGGCTTTCGCTGTGGCGGGCCCTCTGGATGACGCCGTGCGTGATGCGGCAATTTTTGAGCAGGTGCAGGAGCAGATGTCTCTGGAGCAGAGCGCGCAGGATGCCGATGCCCTGCGTGAGGCAGGTGACGAACTTTTTCCGGGCACGGGGCAGGGGAGCGGGAGCAGCCGTCCGGTGACCCTGGAGGAGGATCCGGTTTTCCTCACGGCGCGGGTGGACGGCGTTCCGGTGATCTTTCGGGATGTGCCCAAAGATGCGTGGTTCGCGCCCTACGTGAGAGATGTGGTGGGCAAGGGGATTGTGTCGGGCTACCGCGAAAGCGACGGCACGCTGAAGGGGCTCTTCGGTCCGGATGACCCGCTCACGATTGCAGAGCTCGCAAAAATTGCAGTGCAGGTTGCTCTGGTGGATCTCTCTTCCTGCGGATCGGGGCTCAAGAATGCGACCGCTGCCGGTATGTGGGCCGAGCCGTACGTGCGCTGCGCGGAGCGGCGGGGGTGGGCGGTGTATGCCGACGGATCAGGTGATGTGCAGCGTCTCGCCAGCCGCGCGCAGGTAGTGGCGACTCTGCTGCAAGCCCTCGGAGTCAAGATCGAGCCGCGGACGGGGGGTGTCTTCCGGGATGTCGACAGTTCGGTGGAGTTCGCTGCGGCGGTGGAGATGGCTGCCCGTGCGGGCGTGGTCTCGGGCGATGCCGACGCGCAGGGCAATCCCACCGGCTTGTTCCGGCCGGTTGATCCCGTCAATCGTGCGGAGGTGGCCAAGATCGTTGCGCAGGCCGTGCAGATCTACGAGTACTGA